One uncultured Draconibacterium sp. genomic window, GCGGTTAAAACCATCGGGTAAATCAAGTTTCAATTCTCCCTTTTGTACAGGCGCAATATCAGGACTAACAACAGTTCCCGACTGCAATACCTGATGACTGGCACCGCGTTGATAAGGAGTACTAAAATTCACAAGTTTCCATTCAAAACGAATGTTTTTTAAATTGGTAAAATGATATCGGTTTTCAACCGGAATAACACCATTAAAATTATCAGGGAGTTTGTCCATGCTTATTTTAACAGGACTGTAAATCTCGCGCATGGCGTAAAAACTGCCTTCTTTTTCTCTGTGAGGCCCAACAATTCCATCGGGGGCGTTTACACGGTTGGCATCAATCACACCACCCAGATTGGTTCTTACCAAACCTTCGTCGGCCAGCACCCATGAAAATCCACCGGCAGATCGTTCCGAGTTCCAGAACAACTCCCAAAAATCAGCTAGTCCGGCAGCACCGCCACCGTCATCCTGTGCATGTAAAAACTCGGTTGGCATGTAAATTAAACCTTCGTCTATTATTTTTTTCGAGCTGAAATAGTTTTCGTAGTGGTTGCAATCAATGCCGTTGTAATCGTTGCCCGGTTTGTGGTGGGCGTGTATTACCGGGCGTTTTGACGGATCGTAAATCAGGTAATCGTCATCGAGCTCTTTGTTGGTGCCTCCTTCGTTTCCGTTGCTCCAGAAAATGATTGAGGGATGATTTACATCGCGAATCACCATTTCTTTTACCAGTTTGCTGCCCGACTCGGTATCGTACGCATTTTGCCAGCCGGCCAGTTCATCCAAAACATACAATCCAAGCGAATCGCAATAATTCAAAAATGATTTATCGGGAGGGTAGTGCGAACAACGCACCGCATTCATGTTCATTTCTTTTATAAGAAGCACATCGTCGAGGTCGATCTGAGCATTTACGCAACGTCCGGTTTCGGGCCAGAAAACATGCCGGTTTACACCTTTCATTTTAACTTTTGTACCGTTTACATAAATGCCGTCGCCTTCTCTGATTTCTATGGTACGGAAACCAAATTTTTCTGTTAATTGATAAACTGCGTCTGATTTTTCTTTTAAACTAACTTTTACCGAGTACAGACTAGGCGTTTCAGCAGTCCAGGTGCGTGGCGCTTCTATCAAACACGACAAATTAACCAGTGAATCTCCCGCTGAAAGTTTTGTTTCAACTGTTTTAACCACCGTACCCGATGCATCAATAATTTCAGCAACAACAGTCTGGTTTTTTTGAGCATTTACCGGAAATACATCCATCGAAAACGAGCCGTTTGCCAGGGCATTTACAGCCACTCTGTCGATAAAAGACTGAGGAACAGCTTCAAGGTAAACCGGACGGAAAATGCCTCCGAAAATCCAGTAGTCAGCGTAACGTTCAGCGCGGTTAACCGATTGGTTTGCAGAGCGTTTATGAACAGTAACCTCAAGCTCATTTTCTTCTCCTTTTTTTAGTTTATCGGTAATGTTGTATCGAAAGCGGTAAAATGAACCTTGGTGGATTGGGCCTGCCAACTCTCCGTTTATTTTAACTTCGGTGTCGGTCATCGATCCTTCAAAAACTATAAATACTTCTTTTTCTTTCCAGTTTCCAGGAACAGAAAACTGGTGTTTGTAAATTCCGGTTTCATCGGCAAACTTAAATTTTTTACCGTAAGTACGGTAATCGCGGCCGTAATCGTATTCGCCAAATCCTTGTTGTTCCCAGTGCGACGGAACTTCAATGTTTGTCCAAACGCCACTTTTACGACCCGAAGTACAGAAAAAATCCCAGGTAACTGTATTCTCATTGTCGGTACCTGACAAGTATTTTACTTCTTTTTTTTCGGGTGTTGCCCATGTTGTCAGCCCAAAAAGAAGGACCAGCAAAATTGCAGTTGAATTTTTTATGTACTTCATGTGATGATTGTATTAGCTTAAATGACTGTTCGTGTTAGCGTTCTTTTTCGCTGATATTTAGTTGATTAACAGCGTAAAACTATTGCCTGTTTTTTCAATAAGAATTTGTTTGTTCTCAGCATCGTATTTCCATTTGTCTGCTCCGGTAATATTTTCAGGTTGTTTTTCACTGTGTACGATAAAAGAAAAATCGTGTTGCCGTTGTGCTTTTACCTCCAAAATTCCTTCAGAAGGTGCAAAACTGATTTCAACGGGCATAAAATTACCTCCGTCGCCCATCGGTTCCAGATACGAAAGAAAAGCTTCTTTCTGCTGAAGAATCTGAATCTCCATTTCTTCCGAAAAAAGAGTAGTATCTCCCTGAACTATGGCATGTTGAGCTGTACGATTAACAGGAATAATTACAAGCGCTTTGTTTTCGGAGAGCACTTTCATTTGTTCTTCCAGTGAGGGCCTGTTTTTTTTCTCTGGTACATCAATTTTGGCAGGCGTAATTAGTTCAGGTTGTTGAATATTATTGCATTCTATCAATTCAATGGCTTTGCCGCTTGCCGAGGTAAGTTGAACATTGGTCATTGTCCAGTCGCTGGCATAACTCAATTTTCCGCTTTCTTTTGCTTCAACCGTAACATTTTCGAAACTTATATGGTGAATGTGTTTCTCGGGATACGCGTTGGCATAAAATGCCTGTTCAGCTTTTTCGACAGTTATATTGCTGATTTTTATGTCGCGGAATTCAGGAATACCTTTTTCTTCAGGTACTACCCGCTGACTTAAAAGCCGCCAGCGATCCTTTATTTCCTCTTCAGGAATACTTTCCGGGATGTTGCAATAACTGTATTCAGGGTACCAGTTTAGTTCAAAACGAAATGGGTTTGCCACGTCTTTCATTTTTATGTCGTGAAACCAAATGTTTTCGATTAAACCACCACGCACTTTCGCCGATTTAAAGCGGATTCCGGTACTTGTTCCAATGGCTTCCAAACCATACACTTCAATGTTTTTCATTCCACCCGATGTTTCACTGCCCAAAGTAATCAGGCCGTGTCCGGAGCGGGTAATACAATTTCGGTAAACAATATTTTCGGCAGGGCGATTTACACGCAGTCCGTCGGCATCTTTACCGGCTTTTATGCAGAGGTTGTCGTCGTTGCAATCGATGTCGCAATTTTCAACCAAAATATCTTTCGACGAATCGGTGTCAACTCCGTCGGAGCTTGGTCCGTGTCCACCAATGTTATTGCGTACCACCAATCCATCCACATGAACACGTGTGCTGTAAGTCAGCGAAACGGTCCAGAATCCGGCACGTTTTACAGTAAAATCTTTTAAAAGTACGTCTTCCGACTCCCAAACAACAACCGGACGCACCCGTTCGCAGTCGTAATCAACGGCCCAGCGAATGCCTTTTTCGTTGTAATCGCCGTACATTCCACCACTGTATTTTGGGTCGCCCCAGAATTTGTCCCACCAGTATTTGCCGTTGCCATCAATTACACCTTTACCTGTAATTCGAACGTTTTTTTGATCGTAAACATTTATAAGTGCTGCCGGCCATTCCATTTCTATTCCGGCAATCCGGGTGTCTAACCTGGGATAGTAATCATTGTTTTGCACTGCCTGAATTACCACGCCTTCGTCGATGTGCAGGTTAACATTCGACTTTACAAAAAGAGCTCCCGACAAATATGTTCCTGCCGGAAAAATTACTTTTCCACCTCCGGCTTCTGCAGCCGCATCAATTGTTTTTTGAATGGCTTCAGTGGTGAGTGTTTTCCCGTCGGCAACTGCACCGTAGTCGGCTACATTAAACTCCTGCTCTGGAATTTTTGCAAAAGAAGCATCGTAAAAAATAGTTTCGAGGTGTTGAACGAGTTCACTTTTATGCTCTGAATTGCATGCCGAAAAAAACAGGCTGACTATTATTAATGGAAAGAGTAAACGTTTCATGAAAGGAATAAATTTATTTCGTTTTTTAGTTATTCAACACTCAATTTTGTTAGTGGAGTCAGGTTAACCGGTCCCAAAAGTCCCGATTCCAGCGGATTCCAATGAATGGCAGTAAACGTACCATCCGGACCTACATTTTCTCTCACATGAGCTGCAAAATTGATGTTGTAGAATTTTTTGTATTGCACTCCTCGTTTTTCCAAATCGATCATGCTGTTTGCCATCAGGTTGCTTACCAGAATTTCCAATTCGTTGTTGTCTTTTAGAAGATCTCCCTGAATGTTGATCTGGAATTCGGGGCCGACAAGTGTTCCCAGTTTTTCTCCGTTTAAAATAACCACTGCCGATTCGTGTACTTTACCAAGATTCAACGCATAAGTAGAAGCATTTTCGGCCGGCTTTTTAAATGTGGTTTTGTAAGTGGCAGTTCCCGAGAACTTTTGTAATTCATCAGATTCTTCGGTCCATGATTTTAATTCTGACGTTTTGTAGGACTCGGGTAGGGAAGGAACGCCTTTTGTAAAGCTTATTTCCCATTCAGTATTCAGTTCTGTAACTTTATTTGAGCTTTGCCACAGCGGAAATTCGGCAGCATCAACTGCGGTTGAGTACCATTGCAGAATTCGTGTTTCACCCGGTTTTAGCTGAAGGTAAACTTCGCTTTGAGTGCCGGTTGTTTCTTTTATTGTGGCTTTCCCCATCTCTTCAGTCATTGGATCAAATAAAACGGCTTCTTTTCCCGATGATTGAATCCGAATCCACTGATCAATGTTTTTTCCCGACCAGTTGCTTATAAAATAGCAAATTCCTTCGGGGCGGATAACCCGGTTAAACCACAGTCCTGCTTCTGCCAGACCTTCTGCAAAAATATTTTCGGAGTTTAATAATTCAGGAACGTTTGCGCTTTTAACTATTTTCCCTGCACCTTGCGACGCAGAAGAAACTTTGCCTTCCGTCTGGAAATTTATACTTTCTACCAGGTTCCGGAATTCTTTTTGACGTGCTGCCAGGTTGGACATTCCGGACACGTCGTTTGGTAGTTCCTTTTCAAAAATGATGGTTGCACCTGCTTCTGCCAAAGCCATCAGTTTTTGCATGGTTTCCAGGGGAATATAATCGGTAGCCGGGACCAGAATGGTTTTATATTTCACATTCCCTGAAAAGATAAAATTGTTTTGGCAGGTAAGTTTACTTATTTGTTTATCCGAAATATAATCAAATGTATATCCTTGCTTTATTAGCTGGTTACTAAGTTCTTTAGTTAATTCTTCGGTATGTCCGCCAAAGTGAGGTAAAATTTCGCGGCTTCTTTCTGTCCATGCATCGTAAATGGGAAAATACAGTAGAATGTCGTTGTTTGGTGTTGAGTTTTGCATAAACGACTGGCAGTTGGTAACGTAACGGTTAACTGTTTTTAAATCGTTCCACCACGAATTTGTTGGTGCAAAATGTACCGCTGCATAAAACATCCAGCCCGGATAATCTTCTGCTATTGGCGAATAAGGCGTTCCGTGATACACAATGTGGTTAACACCGTTGGCAAGGTAATTATCGAGGTTTTGTTTTACAGCAGAAAGATTGGCGAGAAAATGTTCGTCGAGCCAGGTAGCCGCTTCGCAGGCAATTAACGGTTTGCCCGAAACGTGTCCGGCCGAAGTTGCCATTTTTATGCGCATCGGATCGGTTCCTTCGGTTTCCGGAATGTGGCTGGCTTCGTACAAATCTAAAATATTTGCCGGCGAACCATGTGCCTGGTTACGAATGATAGCCTGATGCGATTCGGCCCAACTTGCCCAAACTTTTGTAAAACGGTCGAGTAACAAATCTGAAATGGTTTCGCGGTAATCGCACAAAACGCGTTTGTTGTTTTCTTCGGTGTCGTTGCCAAATAAGGCAGGCAAATATTGTTTCAGGTCATAACCTCTTCTATTTTTAAATTCGTCGAAAAAGAGGGGAGTCCAGTTGGAATCTCCCCTGGCATCGTCCACTTCGTATGAGTCGTTAAAAAACGCTCTTAATCCGGTCAAATCACTGTTTTTTGCGTTTTTATCAAAGTCGGCTAAAAACAGTTTTGCTGCCGCTTCCGAAAAATGGTCGATTACATTTCCTTCGCCACCTGTTCCGGCGCGTTCCACCATTTTACCATGCCAGCCCTGAAAAACCGCATATAAATTCCATTCTCCTTCGGGTGCTTCCCAGCTCAGTGTTCCATCCGAAGCAACTTTATCGGTTAATTCCAGTACATCGCCTGTTTTATTGAAGGCCATAAGTGTTTGAAGGGGCAGGGGCTTCTCAAATTGCACCTGGTCAAGCGCCAGTTCCTGAAGATTGGTGTTGCTGCTTATGGGGAATTTTACTTCCGATATATCGATTCTGTGTCCGACTGCGCGTGCAGCTGCCGGCTGAATAAATTGTACTTTCTCTTTTAATTTTTCGCCACCTTTTACACTGTAACTTTTTAATTGTACATTTTTACAGGCGTGTTCGGCGTCAATCCATGGGCCGCCAAATGGCCAACCCGATGCATTTGCCAAATCAATACCTAAACCAAGTCGTTGACCTTCTTTTAAAGTATGGTCAAAAATGGCCATCCATTCCGACGACTGGAAACTGAGTGACTGATCTTCATATCCTTTTACATCGTAAATCGGTGTAATTTCAACACCTCCAAAACCGGCTGCTTCCAGTTCCTGCATGTTGGCGGTTAAATCGCCGACATTTACGGCGCTGCCATGCCACCACCAGCGGGTCCATGGTTTGGTTTCGTTGGTTTTTTCGGGCCATTTAACTTGCTGTGGCTTTTGGCACGAACTACCCATAAAGCCGATTAGTAAAACTATAAAAACGATTTTTTGATAAGATTTTAGTGTCATTGGATAAAATATTTATCGTTTATAAAACGAAAGTTAAGTTGGTTGATCATAATAAGAAAGCCGCGCGGATTGCTAATTGTCTGTTAAAACTCCGGCAACTTTTTTGTTCCATTCACGCGCAATCAGTTCATGGCCTGCAGGCATGGGATGAATACCATCCCAAATCCAATAATTGGCCGGTGCTTTTTTGCAAGCTTCGGTAAATGGTTTCTGTAATTCAACATAAACTGCATCAAATTCCTTAGCTAATTTACGAATAACAGTTTGTTGTTTTTGTATTTCATGCTGATATGTTTCCAGCTTGTCGGCTACTCTTCCAACCGGCAGACAAAAAGGTTCACATAACACAATCTGAATTTCAGGTAAGGCATTTTTTGTCTGATTTAAAATGCTTCGGTAGTGTGCCTCAAATTTTTCGATTGGCTCGGGATCGCGATTCCAGATAGTTGCCTCCACATCGTTTATTCCAACCAAAATACTAAGTACATCGGGTTTTAAATCGAGCGCATCCTGTTGCCATCTGGCTTCCAGGTCGCGCACACGGTTACCGCTTATGCCGCGGTTGTAAAACATAAATTTTTTTTCGGGATACTCGAACCAATATTTGCTCGAAAGAATAAACTGGTAGCCGTGTCCCATTACATGGTTCCAATCGTCATTTCTGGTCCGGTTTCCATCTGTAATAGAGTCACCTTGAAAAAGAATTGTGAGACCACTTTTACCCCCGTTCTGCAACACCGATTTGATTGTTTTACTTGCGGATAGCAAGCCGGGTGCGGTAAGGGCTGCCATTCCTGCCATTCCTGTTTTTCTTATAAAATTCCTTCTCGACTTATTCATGGTTCAGATATTATGCTTTATTCAATTGAGTAACTGAGTTTAAAAAACAGGTTTTAAATTTTCCCATTTTACATCCCAGTCTTCCGGAAATCCGGGATTTTGTTTTGTGTTGCCTTCATAACCAGCACACATCATCGCTACTGCAGTCAATACCCCTCCATTTCCCGGAAGGTAAAGGCGCAAGCGTTGATCCTGGTAATTGTGTCCGTTTTTCAGGTAGGTATTTTTCTGCACGTCTTTTAATAAAAGATCCACAGCTTTTTCCGGTTTTCCCAAACGGGTAGCACTCATTGCTGCCATCGGGTAGTCCCAACCCCAGGTACGCGGCCAGTTCCAGGTTTTCTCGATATAATCAAACGTGTTACTCATGGTTGCTGTATCCATTTTAACGGTTGCAGGTAAAATCCCAAAGGCACCTAAAACCATTGGATGATCGGAGTAATATTCTTCATTTTCATACGAATCGGGTGCACTTTCTGCAGCCAGATACAGTCCGTTTTTTTGTGCAAACGGTGGCAATCCATTTATTATTTCCTGCCAATCGGGATTGATTGGTTTGCCCATTCTTTCGTACCACTTTTGTGCTACAGACAAGGCCCAATGCCAATAAGCCACTTCAAATGGCGGATTTGTTGTTATTTCTCTAACCAGACTTTCCTGTGCCGGAATTAAAGGCGGGCCTAAAATGTATCGTTTGTTTTTTTCGTCGTACCGTGTAAAATCAGCCATAAATTCGGCAGTGGCCGAAACCAGTTTTGCATATTTTTCAAGTGTTTCCGTGCTGGGATTGTTTTGATAACACTGTTCGGCAAAATAAATAATATGCGGTTGTTGCCAGATTAAAAACTCACCAACACCCGACGGGCTGTCATTCCCTTCTGAATCGGTCATTTTAGGCCAGCGAACACCTTCGTAACCCTGAATGGTTGCCTTTGTTTTTGCCTTGTCGAAAATGGCATTGTAATAGCCCAAACTCTTTTCCAAAAGTTCAGTTCTGTTCCAATAGGCAAAATGAACACCATGCCACCAATGCATTTCAAGATGCGGTTTGCCGTACCAGCTGTTGTAGGTTAAACCGGTTTCCTGAGGCGGGAAATTACCGGCACACTGAACGCGGGTAAGGTATTGCGATAAAACTAAACGACGTTCGATTTCAGCAGCACGCGGATCGGCAGTTGCCGAAAAGTCGACAGCTCCTCCCGTTTGCCAGAATTCCTCCCATTTTTGAGTGGTGTAATTTTTTGTGTTTTCGAAATCTGTTTTTTCAGAAAAATCGTTTTTAGGGCTAAATGCTACAAATACTGCAATTTCAGTTGATTCGGCTGCAGGTTGAAGTACAAAATAATGGTCCTCTTTCGAAACCAGCTCAGCATTCCCTGCCCAGCTTACCTGTACAAAATATTTTGTTGTATCAATGGAATGTTCAAAAATTGCACTGTTGTTTGTTTTCGAAATAATGGCAGAGTGATGCCGACTTTGGTTGCCCCAGTCGCAGCCATCGCCGCCCCACAAAGCAGTTGGGTAGGGGAAACGGATCTTAATTCCGAGAAGCCCTTTTTTTAAACGTTCGGAATGAATGTTAGCGGCAATAATATCTTTTTCGGGATGCGAAAGTGTTGTTACACGGATATTCTCGTTTTCCACATCGAAACTACTCGTGATCAGTCCTTCCCATAAATTAAGTTTCTGACTGATGTTGGTGATCTGAGAGGCTTCAACCGTCGATTTATCCTGGTTTAAAAGTTCAAGACCTATGCTTCCAAGGTGCAAACGGTGTGGATTTTCTCTGAAATAGTTGGCAGCATCTTTTTGTCTGCCTTCCTCTTTCCACTGCACAGCATAGGGAATTTTACGACCTTCAACATCGTAATATTTGTATGTATCTTTTAGTTCAAAATTTTCTGTATTCGGATAGCTGTGCCATCCCCATTCGCTCATTGTTCCCAACGGGATTCCATTTTCGTAGATCTCCGGAAAAGTTTGAAGTCCCGTTGCATCAACTGTTAAGGCAAATTTCCCGTTTCCAACCGTTAAAGATGCAAGTGTATCAAATGATGTATTTTCGACATTGTGACGGGTAACAACTTCAAAACGATTGATTTTTGAGGTCTGGTTTGTGCTTGTTGAGCACGATAAAACAGATAAAAAAACAAGCACGGATAACAGGCCAATTTTAAACTTTTTGAGATTCATACTATTTTATTTTTCTATTGTTTGAATGAAGAATACGGTACTTAAGAAATTGAATTTGTATTCATTCTGATTTCCATTTGAAATGTTGGTTAAATAGGAGAGGACAAAACAGCCGGTAATTCCCTTTACTTGTCTTGTCCTCTCTGCTAAAATAACTAAACTATTCTACAATAAAAAGTAAGATTTACACTTGTTATTCGTAACCCTTATTTTGAGAATATAAACCCTCTTTAACATCCATTTGCTCTTGAGGGATTGGATAAATTATATGATCGGCATTGATTGATTTGCGCATTTGATCGGCAACGTCTTCAACAGGTATCCAGGCATTCATAACGTCAAGTACTTTTCCGGTACGAACCAAATCGTGCCAACGTAAACCTTCGCCCAAAAACTCTTTACGACGTTCTTCCAAAAGGTCGTTTAATGTAGCGTTCGAAATTGATTCCAAACCAACACGGTTTCTAACGTCATTGATAATTTTATCAACGTCTGCCTGGGTGCCCGAAGCTCCCTGAAGAATACATTCAGCTTTCATTAACAACACATCGGTGTAACGAAGAATTGGGAAATTGATACCGAAATCAAAACGGTCGGCGCCCCAGGTTGCCGGATCGGGACGTGAGAATTTTATGGTAACCGGATCTTCTACATACTGACCGTTACTTTCGTCAACATAACCCATTTGAACATTAAATGCAAAACGGGTGTCGTTAATGGTATCGTATGAATTAATAAGGTCGAAAGAAACATCTTTGGTTTCCAAACCAATTGCATACGGATAACCCACAGAACGCCAGTAGGCAGAACCTGCCAGTTCGCCCGGATAGGCACAACCTACTCCAAGACCACCCTTTTGATACTGGATATCAAAAATAATATCAGAGTTGTTTTCATTTAATAAATCGAATGTGGATGCATAATCGTCAAGCATATCAAATGGTCCGCCAATTACATCGTTTAAAAGGCTTAATGCATTTGAGTAATCGTTTGTTCCCAAACATGGTCCGTCGGTGTTAAGCGCCGGTCCCGAACGTGTTAAATATACTCTTGCCAAAATACCTTTAGCTGCATACGAAGTGGCGCGGCCAATATTTTCGCCGGTAAACGATGTTGGCAACAATTGAGCTGCATCCTGCAGGTCCGAAATAATCAATTCATACACTTCAGAAACAGAATTTCTTCCAATTTCCAAAGCTTCAGCAGGAGTTACCAGGTGATCGATTAACGGAACAGGCCCGAAATATTTAATTAAGTCGAAATAGAACA contains:
- a CDS encoding RagB/SusD family nutrient uptake outer membrane protein, whose translation is MKKNIIILLALFIVGLTACEDELNQVPISAISSNGFFTDETGFEQAINGVYASLSSYPERQFHLSDVRSDNIYGVGSMGVRAHEPVNNFALTLATNEYMKEAWNTNYEGIMRANTVLDNLTADLVPDDTKRNQFEGEAKFLRALFYFDLIKYFGPVPLIDHLVTPAEALEIGRNSVSEVYELIISDLQDAAQLLPTSFTGENIGRATSYAAKGILARVYLTRSGPALNTDGPCLGTNDYSNALSLLNDVIGGPFDMLDDYASTFDLLNENNSDIIFDIQYQKGGLGVGCAYPGELAGSAYWRSVGYPYAIGLETKDVSFDLINSYDTINDTRFAFNVQMGYVDESNGQYVEDPVTIKFSRPDPATWGADRFDFGINFPILRYTDVLLMKAECILQGASGTQADVDKIINDVRNRVGLESISNATLNDLLEERRKEFLGEGLRWHDLVRTGKVLDVMNAWIPVEDVADQMRKSINADHIIYPIPQEQMDVKEGLYSQNKGYE
- a CDS encoding glycoside hydrolase family 2 TIM barrel-domain containing protein, which gives rise to MKYIKNSTAILLVLLFGLTTWATPEKKEVKYLSGTDNENTVTWDFFCTSGRKSGVWTNIEVPSHWEQQGFGEYDYGRDYRTYGKKFKFADETGIYKHQFSVPGNWKEKEVFIVFEGSMTDTEVKINGELAGPIHQGSFYRFRYNITDKLKKGEENELEVTVHKRSANQSVNRAERYADYWIFGGIFRPVYLEAVPQSFIDRVAVNALANGSFSMDVFPVNAQKNQTVVAEIIDASGTVVKTVETKLSAGDSLVNLSCLIEAPRTWTAETPSLYSVKVSLKEKSDAVYQLTEKFGFRTIEIREGDGIYVNGTKVKMKGVNRHVFWPETGRCVNAQIDLDDVLLIKEMNMNAVRCSHYPPDKSFLNYCDSLGLYVLDELAGWQNAYDTESGSKLVKEMVIRDVNHPSIIFWSNGNEGGTNKELDDDYLIYDPSKRPVIHAHHKPGNDYNGIDCNHYENYFSSKKIIDEGLIYMPTEFLHAQDDGGGAAGLADFWELFWNSERSAGGFSWVLADEGLVRTNLGGVIDANRVNAPDGIVGPHREKEGSFYAMREIYSPVKISMDKLPDNFNGVIPVENRYHFTNLKNIRFEWKLVNFSTPYQRGASHQVLQSGTVVSPDIAPVQKGELKLDLPDGFNRYDALYLRAFDPFNKEIYCWSWKTVGNTNQVMKLVEKTLTENEKARLQKLKAQGIEEDNILPIAQQDGDNKLSAKVEVSQNDSLLTLKASGISVTFNTNNGTIQSLKNDFSLPLPFSNGPVLVSGNAELINVSHHEIEDAYVVSIKYAGDLKEVTWTMYNSGWLQMDYEYLVEGEQYFTGISFDFPESDVIGAKWLGEGPSHVWKNRLQGGRLDVFERLYNNILPGDNSWEYLQFKGYFADVSWMEFNTVDGKFTVVANEEDLFVRLFDFYGISGPKNYPALPSGNISFLDGIPPVGTKLAMGISNDTWNLGPAGNLNKMEKPVKRTLYFYFGLLQ
- a CDS encoding glycosyl hydrolase — encoded protein: MTLKSYQKIVFIVLLIGFMGSSCQKPQQVKWPEKTNETKPWTRWWWHGSAVNVGDLTANMQELEAAGFGGVEITPIYDVKGYEDQSLSFQSSEWMAIFDHTLKEGQRLGLGIDLANASGWPFGGPWIDAEHACKNVQLKSYSVKGGEKLKEKVQFIQPAAARAVGHRIDISEVKFPISSNTNLQELALDQVQFEKPLPLQTLMAFNKTGDVLELTDKVASDGTLSWEAPEGEWNLYAVFQGWHGKMVERAGTGGEGNVIDHFSEAAAKLFLADFDKNAKNSDLTGLRAFFNDSYEVDDARGDSNWTPLFFDEFKNRRGYDLKQYLPALFGNDTEENNKRVLCDYRETISDLLLDRFTKVWASWAESHQAIIRNQAHGSPANILDLYEASHIPETEGTDPMRIKMATSAGHVSGKPLIACEAATWLDEHFLANLSAVKQNLDNYLANGVNHIVYHGTPYSPIAEDYPGWMFYAAVHFAPTNSWWNDLKTVNRYVTNCQSFMQNSTPNNDILLYFPIYDAWTERSREILPHFGGHTEELTKELSNQLIKQGYTFDYISDKQISKLTCQNNFIFSGNVKYKTILVPATDYIPLETMQKLMALAEAGATIIFEKELPNDVSGMSNLAARQKEFRNLVESINFQTEGKVSSASQGAGKIVKSANVPELLNSENIFAEGLAEAGLWFNRVIRPEGICYFISNWSGKNIDQWIRIQSSGKEAVLFDPMTEEMGKATIKETTGTQSEVYLQLKPGETRILQWYSTAVDAAEFPLWQSSNKVTELNTEWEISFTKGVPSLPESYKTSELKSWTEESDELQKFSGTATYKTTFKKPAENASTYALNLGKVHESAVVILNGEKLGTLVGPEFQINIQGDLLKDNNELEILVSNLMANSMIDLEKRGVQYKKFYNINFAAHVRENVGPDGTFTAIHWNPLESGLLGPVNLTPLTKLSVE
- a CDS encoding glycoside hydrolase family 28 protein, translating into MKRLLFPLIIVSLFFSACNSEHKSELVQHLETIFYDASFAKIPEQEFNVADYGAVADGKTLTTEAIQKTIDAAAEAGGGKVIFPAGTYLSGALFVKSNVNLHIDEGVVIQAVQNNDYYPRLDTRIAGIEMEWPAALINVYDQKNVRITGKGVIDGNGKYWWDKFWGDPKYSGGMYGDYNEKGIRWAVDYDCERVRPVVVWESEDVLLKDFTVKRAGFWTVSLTYSTRVHVDGLVVRNNIGGHGPSSDGVDTDSSKDILVENCDIDCNDDNLCIKAGKDADGLRVNRPAENIVYRNCITRSGHGLITLGSETSGGMKNIEVYGLEAIGTSTGIRFKSAKVRGGLIENIWFHDIKMKDVANPFRFELNWYPEYSYCNIPESIPEEEIKDRWRLLSQRVVPEEKGIPEFRDIKISNITVEKAEQAFYANAYPEKHIHHISFENVTVEAKESGKLSYASDWTMTNVQLTSASGKAIELIECNNIQQPELITPAKIDVPEKKNRPSLEEQMKVLSENKALVIIPVNRTAQHAIVQGDTTLFSEEMEIQILQQKEAFLSYLEPMGDGGNFMPVEISFAPSEGILEVKAQRQHDFSFIVHSEKQPENITGADKWKYDAENKQILIEKTGNSFTLLIN
- a CDS encoding SGNH/GDSL hydrolase family protein, coding for MNKSRRNFIRKTGMAGMAALTAPGLLSASKTIKSVLQNGGKSGLTILFQGDSITDGNRTRNDDWNHVMGHGYQFILSSKYWFEYPEKKFMFYNRGISGNRVRDLEARWQQDALDLKPDVLSILVGINDVEATIWNRDPEPIEKFEAHYRSILNQTKNALPEIQIVLCEPFCLPVGRVADKLETYQHEIQKQQTVIRKLAKEFDAVYVELQKPFTEACKKAPANYWIWDGIHPMPAGHELIAREWNKKVAGVLTDN